From Candidatus Nitrospira nitrificans:
GTTCGGTCGATCGTGTAGAAAACCCGCCATTCCCCCACGGCATACTTGCAGAGTCCCGGAAGGTCGTCTGCAATGGGTTCATGGCGCAGGTTGTCGACATTGGATGCCAGCCACTTGGACTTGTCGAGCAGCCGTTGGGCCATGGGTTTGTCAATCGCGGCGAGATCTTGTGCGATGCCGGGTTGAAAGGCGAGGCGGTACCAGGGCATGGAATCTTACCACCGGAGGCCGAGCCGCTCGGCTACGTCTTCTCCGGAGAGCCGGTCGCTGTTCGTCAATGATTGCTTGAGTCGGTCCCTGAGTGAATCACCGAGCCGGAGGCCCAGATCAGGATCTCCGATCAACTCGCGAATCCGATCGTCCACGAGGCCTTGAACCAGTTCCTTCAATTGTTCCATCGACAACGACGAGAGATCCATGGAATCAGAATACGGGTCAGGATGGATGGAATGCAACCAGCTGCGGGCGCGGACTTGATCGAACCTGTGCGCGCCGAACGTGGATGACGCGCAGCACGGTGAATTCCAATTCCTGCCGGTCAGCTTGCCGGATAAATCGGCGTTCTGGTTAAAGAGGATCTCCGTCTGTTTTTGGAAAGATGGTCGATCTCGTCAAAGGTGAGGAATAGTCTGTCCTGACGGCTGAGCGATTTGCTTCACGCCTTCGGCAGCGTGCCTTTTGGAATGATGAGGGCCTGTCCCGCCGTTACGGAAAGCTGTTCGACGACCCGCTTGAGTCGTTCTTGTTCGGTGGGTGCCACGGTTAAGAATTCGACACCGATTCCCTGTGATCCGGACCAGCGGACGGCCCCTCTGCTGATGTGGATGGGGGTGGGTTCGCCGGGCAGTTCAATGAGTAATTCCACCTGCATGCCGGTAAAGGGCTGGACGACGCTCTCTAACCGGCAGCCCTTCAGTGAGAGATCCTTCACGGACGCGTTGTATCGAAGTTTGTCTCTCTGAACCAAGGTGCTGGGGATTGTGACCGGAAACCGCGGGAATTTACGGGTGACCATCGTGCGTCCTTCTATCTCGTGGCAGATCCATTTGCCTATCTGCGAAGCATGAGACGTTGACTCTTTGCCTGTCGAGCCGATCGGCGTCGTAGCGAGTTATAACTAATGGGTGCTAGATAGCAGGCTATGTGTCCGTGGGCGACTTGTCAACGAAAAGACCGAACCGAGCAGGAGTAGCCGCCTTCACAACGGAAGGCGGTGTCGCTGGTTTCCCGTCAGGGAACGTTTACCAGCCATAGCCCCAATACCCATAATGTCGAGGGCCCCAAAATGGAGGAATTATCAAGATGTCCGTTGAAAATGTTCTGAGTCGCTCCATGGTTATGGCTCTTGTCAGGCTGCCTTCTTGCTCGGCACAGAGGCCGCCTCTGTCTGCTCGGTCTCAATTGTGGCCCTGATCTGCGTAATCTCGGCATAGCCCTTGACCTTCCGGAACCGCTGCTCACAGCAGAGCAGCACGGTCCCCAGCCACCGCTGAAGCATCACACTCCCGCGGATTCGCTTGAGGTTCCGCTCACTG
This genomic window contains:
- a CDS encoding PilZ domain-containing protein; this translates as MVTRKFPRFPVTIPSTLVQRDKLRYNASVKDLSLKGCRLESVVQPFTGMQVELLIELPGEPTPIHISRGAVRWSGSQGIGVEFLTVAPTEQERLKRVVEQLSVTAGQALIIPKGTLPKA
- a CDS encoding type II toxin-antitoxin system RelE family toxin, whose translation is MPWYRLAFQPGIAQDLAAIDKPMAQRLLDKSKWLASNVDNLRHEPIADDLPGLCKYAVGEWRVFYTIDRTEQLVDIHAILPQRALRS